The following proteins are encoded in a genomic region of Micromonospora olivasterospora:
- a CDS encoding family 16 glycoside hydrolase gives MGTFVVSDKSLAGDPKTKQVKLLTTLAVMGNRGSGSELVKNEEGLVGITLDPKFAQNGRVYVYWMPHESIDRDRRIGQRTVSRFTYDAVRQTIDQGTRRDLLHWDTQIHSCCHAGGGMTFDESGSLYIGSGDSNSSGGSNGYSGNNWTQDYKGVSFQDARRTSGNTNDLNGKILRIHPEPDGTYTIPQGNLFTGREEGGGKTRPEIYVMGVRNIARIAWDPVNDWLTAAWVGPDAGAPSPDLGPAKYETATIITSAGNQGWPYCMGNRQPYRDRSNTDATVLTGWYDCDNLRNTSPRNTGLVDIPPARDNMIWYSPQGGGPVFPKRTDGSNLPTYQLGDETFTQRYLKGGGQAIMDGPTYQRENVDVDSGVAWPEYWDDKWFIGDQSNANNRIAVTVDKSRVPSSGPPAFAEDLRSIIRSGNGATQLQSWMDAKFGPDGALYLLDYAGGFFSLHANQKLVRVAYTGGPATPNPNDAAARAVAQSSPKTIAFSSAKAGGVAWEWNFGDGSAPSREANPTHTYADYGTYQATVKVTYADGEVATGKVQVVVGCAAPDTRRTVRLLDTDTGVANHVAGGNCTVNDLIDDERSWSNHGQFVSHVAQVVNELRADGVLDRGEAQTLQKAAAQSEMGKAAGYRAIFDGTAGPLADWRQAPGGSFALRPDGTIRSSGGLGMLWYAKQEFADFSLRMQFRDVSADGTYANSGAFIRFPDPRTPLADRPAGSCGTVGSARSSQAWVAIYCGHEIQIYDGPTGEPQKTGSVYNFDPNSLDQAGATPKGQWNDYEIRAVGQRYTIIRNGVVINEFDNTPGKSSSRASDPPTDLRQFLSGFVGLQNHGTNDLIEFRNVRVRSL, from the coding sequence GTGGGGACTTTCGTCGTCTCGGATAAAAGTCTGGCAGGGGACCCGAAGACCAAGCAGGTCAAGCTGCTCACCACCCTCGCCGTGATGGGCAACCGGGGCAGCGGCAGCGAGCTGGTCAAGAACGAGGAGGGCCTGGTCGGCATCACCCTCGACCCGAAGTTCGCGCAGAACGGCCGGGTCTACGTCTACTGGATGCCGCACGAGTCGATCGACCGGGACCGGCGCATCGGCCAGCGGACCGTCTCGCGCTTCACCTACGACGCGGTGCGGCAGACGATCGACCAGGGCACGCGCAGGGACCTGCTGCACTGGGACACCCAGATCCACAGCTGTTGCCACGCCGGCGGCGGCATGACGTTCGACGAGTCCGGCAGCCTGTACATCGGCAGCGGTGACAGCAACTCCTCCGGCGGCTCGAACGGGTACTCCGGCAACAACTGGACGCAGGACTACAAGGGCGTCTCGTTCCAGGACGCCCGGCGCACCTCCGGCAACACCAACGACCTCAACGGCAAGATCCTGCGCATCCACCCGGAGCCCGACGGCACGTACACGATCCCGCAGGGCAACCTGTTCACCGGGCGTGAGGAGGGCGGGGGCAAGACCCGCCCGGAGATCTACGTGATGGGCGTACGCAACATCGCGCGCATCGCCTGGGACCCGGTCAACGACTGGCTCACCGCCGCGTGGGTCGGCCCGGACGCCGGCGCCCCCAGCCCGGACCTCGGCCCGGCGAAGTACGAGACGGCGACGATCATCACCTCCGCCGGCAACCAGGGCTGGCCGTACTGCATGGGCAACCGGCAGCCCTACCGGGACCGCAGCAACACCGACGCCACCGTGCTCACCGGCTGGTACGACTGCGACAACCTGAGGAACACCTCGCCGCGCAACACCGGCCTGGTGGACATCCCGCCCGCCCGGGACAACATGATCTGGTACTCGCCCCAGGGCGGCGGGCCCGTCTTCCCGAAGCGCACCGACGGCAGCAACCTGCCGACGTACCAGCTCGGCGACGAGACGTTCACCCAGCGGTACCTCAAGGGCGGCGGCCAGGCCATCATGGACGGCCCCACCTACCAGCGGGAGAACGTCGACGTCGACAGCGGCGTGGCGTGGCCGGAGTACTGGGACGACAAGTGGTTCATCGGCGACCAGTCCAACGCCAACAACCGCATCGCCGTGACCGTCGACAAGAGCAGGGTTCCCAGCAGCGGGCCCCCGGCCTTCGCCGAGGACCTGCGCAGCATCATCCGCTCCGGCAACGGCGCCACCCAGCTCCAGTCGTGGATGGACGCCAAGTTCGGCCCGGACGGGGCGCTGTACCTGCTCGACTACGCCGGTGGGTTCTTCAGCCTGCACGCCAACCAGAAGCTGGTCCGGGTGGCGTACACCGGCGGGCCGGCGACGCCGAACCCGAACGACGCCGCCGCCCGCGCGGTGGCGCAGAGCAGCCCGAAGACGATCGCGTTCTCCAGCGCGAAGGCCGGCGGCGTGGCGTGGGAGTGGAACTTCGGTGACGGCAGCGCGCCGTCGCGGGAGGCCAACCCCACCCACACGTACGCCGACTACGGCACCTACCAGGCGACGGTGAAGGTCACGTACGCCGACGGCGAGGTCGCCACCGGCAAGGTGCAGGTCGTCGTCGGATGCGCTGCCCCGGACACCCGGCGGACGGTGCGGCTGCTCGACACCGACACCGGCGTGGCCAACCACGTCGCCGGCGGCAACTGCACCGTGAACGACCTGATCGACGACGAGCGCTCGTGGTCCAACCACGGCCAGTTCGTCAGCCACGTCGCCCAGGTCGTCAACGAACTGCGGGCCGACGGCGTGCTCGACAGGGGCGAGGCGCAGACGCTGCAGAAGGCGGCGGCCCAGTCGGAGATGGGCAAGGCCGCCGGCTACCGGGCCATCTTCGACGGGACGGCCGGCCCGCTCGCCGACTGGCGGCAGGCGCCGGGCGGGTCGTTCGCGCTGCGGCCCGACGGGACCATCCGCAGCTCGGGCGGGCTGGGCATGCTCTGGTACGCCAAGCAGGAGTTCGCCGACTTCTCCCTGCGGATGCAGTTCCGGGACGTCTCGGCGGATGGCACCTACGCCAACAGCGGCGCGTTCATCCGGTTCCCCGACCCGCGCACGCCGCTGGCCGACCGGCCGGCCGGCAGTTGCGGGACGGTCGGCTCGGCGCGTAGCTCGCAGGCGTGGGTGGCGATCTACTGCGGCCACGAGATCCAGATCTACGACGGTCCCACGGGCGAGCCGCAGAAGACCGGCTCGGTCTACAACTTCGACCCGAACTCCCTGGACCAGGCCGGGGCGACCCCGAAGGGCCAGTGGAACGACTACGAGATCCGCGCCGTCGGGCAGCGCTACACGATCATCCGCAACGGCGTGGTGATCAACGAGTTCGACAACACCCCGGGCAAGTCGTCGTCCCGGGCAAGCGACCCGCCCACGGACCTGCGGCAGTTCCTCAGCGGGTTCGTCGGGTTGCAGAACCACGGCACCAACGACCTGATCGAGTTCCGTAACGTTCGGGTCCGCAGCCTGTAG
- a CDS encoding IS110 family transposase — protein MRGLPEEIPDADSEKVWERVCAVDVAKESGMVCTRLPAAGGRRVSRVWQVTATTNAVSDLAADLVAAGVEKVTVESTSDYWRIWFYLFEAAGLDVQLVNARDVKNVPGRPKTDKLDAVWLAKLTEKGLLRPSFVPAAPVRVLRDYTRMRVDLVRDRTRYWSRLEKLLEDALIKVSSVASTLRTVSTRDMVEALIAGQRDPATLASLAHGALRRKRNALIEALTGRFDDHHGELARILLDQIDRLDTEIAKLTTRIGQILDDIDPPSQPGGGDGDTPAPDARRRLAEIPGISTESAQLIIAEIGLDMTRFPTAAHLVSWAKLCPRTIQSGTSLTAGKTGKGNPYLKGALGMAAATVARGKGTFLSERYRRLVTRRGRGKAKVAVARSILVIIWHLLNDPTARYHDLGADFHERRINTTRKINSLVRQLEALGHTVTLQPTT, from the coding sequence ATGCGCGGGTTACCCGAAGAGATCCCGGACGCTGACAGCGAGAAGGTCTGGGAGCGGGTGTGTGCGGTCGATGTGGCCAAGGAGTCGGGGATGGTGTGTACCCGGCTACCCGCCGCGGGTGGGCGGCGGGTGAGCCGGGTGTGGCAGGTGACGGCGACCACGAACGCGGTCAGTGACCTTGCCGCCGATCTGGTGGCGGCGGGGGTGGAGAAGGTCACCGTGGAAAGCACGTCGGACTACTGGCGGATCTGGTTCTACCTGTTCGAGGCAGCCGGGTTGGACGTGCAGTTGGTCAACGCCCGTGACGTCAAGAACGTGCCCGGGCGGCCGAAGACCGACAAGCTGGACGCGGTGTGGTTGGCCAAGCTCACCGAGAAGGGCCTGTTGCGGCCCTCGTTCGTGCCTGCGGCTCCGGTGCGGGTGTTGCGTGACTACACCCGGATGCGGGTGGATCTGGTCCGGGACCGGACCCGCTACTGGTCGAGGTTGGAGAAACTGCTTGAAGACGCCCTGATCAAGGTGTCGTCGGTGGCCTCCACCCTGCGGACGGTGTCGACGCGGGACATGGTTGAGGCGTTGATCGCCGGTCAACGTGATCCGGCGACCCTCGCCTCGCTGGCCCACGGAGCGCTGCGCCGCAAACGCAACGCCCTCATCGAGGCACTCACCGGCCGCTTCGACGACCATCACGGCGAGTTGGCCCGGATCCTGCTCGACCAGATCGACCGCCTCGACACCGAGATCGCGAAACTCACCACACGGATCGGGCAGATACTCGACGACATCGACCCACCGTCCCAGCCGGGCGGCGGCGACGGCGACACCCCGGCGCCAGACGCCCGGCGGCGCCTGGCCGAGATCCCGGGCATCAGCACCGAGTCCGCGCAACTGATCATCGCCGAGATCGGTCTGGACATGACACGGTTCCCCACCGCGGCGCACCTGGTGTCCTGGGCGAAGCTGTGTCCGCGCACCATCCAGTCCGGTACCAGCCTCACCGCGGGCAAGACAGGCAAAGGCAATCCGTACCTCAAAGGCGCCCTCGGTATGGCCGCAGCCACCGTCGCCCGCGGCAAGGGAACGTTCCTGTCCGAACGCTACCGGCGTCTGGTCACACGTCGAGGCAGAGGCAAGGCCAAGGTCGCCGTCGCCCGCTCCATCCTCGTGATCATCTGGCACCTGCTCAACGACCCAACCGCCCGTTACCACGATCTCGGCGCCGACTTCCACGAACGCCGTATCAACACCACCCGGAAGATCAACAGCCTGGTCCGGCAACTCGAAGCCCTCGGCCACACCGTCACCCTGCAACCGACAACCTGA
- a CDS encoding cyanophycinase: MLMLVGGALDDGNAAVYGEFVRQAGGAQARIGVLSASSAVPHSSANAVAKVLKAYGAGEVTWIPPVTAKRDGSGDDPSNAALAASMTGFFLTGGDQFRYVQSMVHADGTDGAVLRAVRQRFLAGAPVAGTSAGMQILAGRDMVTGGTSYPGVRDGAQPGVFDTDDVLGYWPAGGFGFFTSGLVDTHFDARGRNSRSIRLAADTGHDRVYGVGEDTALVVTGAGTAGESLRVVGTTGVSVLDLRSARVGLAGGHWSIDGVRWSYLTDGDSYDPARWRVAKGAGSSPAVPRSRPAGRRAWTRSARTRCGTPRSTWPRPDCPPRPPRRPRRPAPVRRGAHQGSGVRRVHRGWCGSLVLHRAGRVGPGRLSRPARRASHGPYGRS, from the coding sequence GTGCTGATGCTGGTCGGCGGGGCGCTCGACGACGGCAACGCCGCCGTGTACGGCGAGTTCGTCCGCCAGGCCGGCGGCGCTCAGGCACGCATCGGCGTGCTGAGCGCGTCGTCGGCCGTGCCCCACTCGAGCGCGAACGCCGTCGCCAAGGTCCTCAAGGCGTACGGGGCCGGGGAGGTCACCTGGATCCCCCCGGTGACCGCCAAGCGCGACGGCAGCGGCGACGACCCCTCGAACGCGGCGCTGGCCGCGTCCATGACCGGGTTCTTCCTCACCGGCGGGGACCAGTTCCGCTACGTCCAGTCGATGGTTCACGCCGACGGCACGGACGGCGCCGTGCTGCGCGCCGTCCGGCAGCGGTTCCTCGCCGGCGCGCCGGTCGCCGGCACCAGCGCCGGAATGCAGATCCTCGCCGGCCGGGACATGGTCACCGGCGGGACGAGCTACCCCGGCGTCCGCGACGGCGCCCAGCCGGGCGTCTTCGACACCGACGACGTCCTCGGCTACTGGCCGGCGGGCGGCTTCGGCTTCTTCACCTCCGGCCTCGTCGACACCCACTTCGACGCCCGCGGCCGCAACAGCCGCTCGATCCGGCTCGCCGCCGACACCGGCCACGACCGGGTGTACGGCGTCGGCGAGGACACCGCGCTGGTCGTCACCGGGGCGGGCACCGCGGGCGAGTCCCTCCGGGTGGTCGGCACGACCGGGGTGTCCGTCCTGGACCTGCGCTCGGCGCGGGTGGGTCTGGCCGGCGGCCACTGGTCGATCGACGGGGTGCGGTGGAGCTACCTCACCGACGGTGACTCCTACGACCCCGCCCGCTGGCGGGTCGCCAAGGGCGCGGGCAGCTCCCCGGCGGTGCCGCGGAGCCGGCCGGCGGGCCGCCGAGCGTGGACGCGTTCGGCTCGTACGCGCTGCGGGACGCCGCGCTCGACCTGGCCGCGGCCGGACTGTCCACCTCGACCACCGCGGCGACCGCGGAGACCCGCCCCGGTTCGTCGTGGGGCTCACCAAGGGTCCGGGGTTCGCCGCGTACACCGTGGATGGTGTGGGTCCCTCGTCCTTCACCGGGCTGGCCGTGTCGGTCCAGGCCGGCTGAGTCGGCCCGCCCGCCGGGCGTCGCACGGGCCGTACGGCCGAAGTTGA
- a CDS encoding ABC transporter ATP-binding protein produces MSGLPVADRAAVRRATVDLIARDRWAVARLLALHVAAAVAALAAPWLLGRIVDSVGSGAGVATVDRLALAIGGGVLAHGLLARYAQYAGHRFGERAVARLREEFVARTLALPVSVVERAGTGDLAVRSSVDVTTVGATVRDVLPVVVIASAQLSLLLGAVFLLHPLLGVVALAGLPPIWAVTRWYLRRAGAAYLAEGAAAAELTDALTTTAEGARTVEALRLADERVRHGVGRIRRVWETRRATLALRSVYFPGVEASYPLPIAAVLLVGGFFLSRGAVTLGEVVAAALYLQQAIEPLDRLLQWMEQAQRGFASFARVLGVGQVPPEPRGAASAPAGQGLVVRGARFAYADGPDVLHGIDLAVRPGERLAVVGPSGAGKSTLARLLAGIDAPREGVVSLGGCPVTDLDPAERRRGIALVTQEHHVFIGSLRDNLAFAAPGAASDERMRAALAAVGADWYADLPDGLDTQLGDGARELGAAEAQQLALARLVLADPHTLILDEATAALDPTTARRTERALAAVLAGRTVIAIAHRLNTAHDADRVAVLEDGRITELGSHDELVRAGGAYAALWRSWHG; encoded by the coding sequence ATGAGTGGACTTCCCGTCGCGGACCGGGCGGCCGTCCGCCGGGCCACGGTGGACCTGATCGCCCGGGACCGGTGGGCGGTCGCCCGCCTGCTGGCGCTGCACGTCGCCGCCGCGGTCGCCGCGCTCGCCGCGCCCTGGCTGCTCGGCCGCATCGTGGACTCCGTCGGTTCCGGCGCGGGCGTGGCCACCGTGGACCGCCTGGCGCTGGCGATCGGCGGCGGCGTGCTGGCGCACGGGCTGCTCGCCCGGTACGCCCAGTACGCCGGTCACCGGTTCGGCGAGCGCGCGGTGGCACGGCTGCGGGAGGAGTTCGTCGCGCGGACGCTGGCCCTGCCCGTCTCCGTCGTCGAGCGCGCCGGCACCGGCGACCTGGCCGTGCGCAGCTCGGTCGACGTGACGACCGTCGGGGCGACCGTCCGCGACGTGCTGCCGGTCGTCGTGATCGCCTCGGCGCAGCTGTCGCTGCTGCTCGGGGCGGTGTTCCTGCTGCATCCGCTGCTCGGCGTCGTCGCGCTGGCCGGGCTGCCCCCGATCTGGGCGGTGACCCGCTGGTACCTGCGCCGCGCCGGCGCCGCGTACCTGGCCGAGGGGGCCGCGGCGGCCGAGCTGACCGACGCGCTGACCACGACGGCGGAGGGCGCGCGTACGGTCGAGGCGCTGCGGCTGGCCGACGAGCGCGTGCGGCACGGCGTCGGGCGCATCCGGCGGGTGTGGGAGACCCGGCGGGCGACGCTGGCGCTGCGGTCGGTGTACTTCCCCGGGGTCGAGGCGAGCTATCCGCTGCCGATCGCCGCGGTGCTGCTCGTCGGCGGGTTCTTCCTGTCCCGGGGCGCGGTCACCCTCGGCGAGGTGGTCGCCGCCGCGCTCTACCTCCAGCAGGCGATCGAGCCGCTGGACCGGCTGCTGCAGTGGATGGAGCAGGCGCAGCGGGGCTTCGCCTCGTTCGCCCGCGTGCTCGGGGTGGGCCAGGTGCCGCCGGAGCCGCGCGGCGCGGCGTCCGCACCGGCCGGGCAGGGGCTCGTGGTCCGCGGCGCGCGGTTCGCGTACGCCGACGGCCCCGACGTGCTGCACGGCATCGACCTGGCGGTACGTCCCGGCGAGCGGCTCGCCGTCGTCGGCCCGTCGGGGGCCGGGAAGTCCACCCTGGCCCGGCTGCTCGCCGGGATCGACGCGCCGCGCGAGGGGGTGGTGAGCCTCGGCGGCTGCCCGGTGACCGACCTCGACCCGGCCGAGCGCCGCCGCGGGATCGCCCTGGTCACCCAGGAGCACCACGTCTTCATCGGCTCGCTGCGGGACAATCTGGCCTTCGCCGCCCCCGGGGCGGCGTCCGACGAGCGGATGCGCGCCGCGCTGGCCGCCGTGGGCGCCGACTGGTACGCCGACCTGCCCGACGGCCTCGACACGCAGCTCGGCGACGGTGCCCGCGAGTTGGGTGCCGCCGAGGCCCAGCAGCTCGCACTGGCGCGGCTGGTGCTCGCCGACCCGCACACGCTGATCCTCGACGAGGCGACCGCCGCGCTCGACCCGACGACCGCCCGGCGCACCGAGCGGGCGCTGGCCGCCGTGCTCGCCGGGCGTACCGTCATCGCCATCGCCCACCGGCTCAACACCGCGCACGACGCCGACCGGGTGGCCGTGCTGGAGGACGGCCGGATCACCGAGCTGGGCAGCCACGACGAGCTGGTCCGCGCCGGGGGCGCGTACGCGGCCCTCTGGCGCTCCTGGCACGGCTGA
- a CDS encoding nitronate monooxygenase, whose translation MLSALRCPIVAAPMAGGPSTPALAAAVSAAGGLGFLAAGMLATERLLADIAEVRARTDRPFGVNVFLPPADAVDEAGIRAYADRLGPEARRRGVTLGEPTGGDDAYPEKLAALLADPVPVVSFAFGLPDAAAVAALRERGTEVWATVNRPDAAVAAARLGVDAVVVQGTEAGAHRGGAPDDDDYALLPLLRLVAAACDRPLVAAGGIADGAGLAAVLAAGAAAAQLGTAFLRCPEAGTSPMHRAAVASAAPTALTRAFTGKRARGVVNDFLRRHDRSAPAGYPQVLHLTRPLLAAARRDSDAETANLWAGQAHPLAREVPAAQLVAELTAGARSALATSADRAARWR comes from the coding sequence ATGCTGTCCGCGTTGCGTTGCCCGATCGTCGCCGCCCCGATGGCCGGCGGCCCGTCCACCCCGGCCCTCGCCGCGGCCGTCTCCGCCGCCGGCGGACTGGGCTTCCTCGCCGCCGGGATGCTCGCCACCGAGCGGCTGCTCGCCGACATCGCCGAGGTCCGGGCGCGCACCGACCGGCCGTTCGGGGTCAACGTCTTCCTGCCCCCGGCCGACGCCGTCGACGAGGCCGGCATCCGGGCGTACGCCGATCGGCTCGGCCCGGAGGCCCGGCGGCGCGGGGTGACGCTCGGCGAGCCGACCGGCGGCGACGACGCGTACCCGGAGAAGCTGGCCGCCCTGCTCGCCGACCCGGTGCCGGTGGTGTCCTTCGCATTCGGGCTGCCGGACGCCGCCGCGGTGGCCGCCCTGCGCGAGCGGGGCACGGAGGTCTGGGCCACGGTCAACCGACCGGACGCGGCCGTGGCGGCCGCCCGGCTGGGCGTGGACGCCGTCGTGGTGCAGGGCACGGAGGCCGGCGCGCACCGCGGCGGCGCGCCGGACGACGACGACTACGCGCTCCTGCCGCTGCTGCGGCTGGTCGCCGCCGCCTGCGACCGCCCGCTCGTGGCCGCCGGCGGCATCGCGGACGGCGCCGGGCTCGCCGCCGTGCTGGCCGCCGGCGCCGCCGCCGCGCAACTCGGCACGGCGTTCCTGCGCTGCCCCGAGGCGGGCACCTCGCCGATGCACCGGGCGGCCGTCGCCAGCGCCGCGCCCACCGCGCTGACCCGGGCGTTCACCGGCAAACGGGCGCGCGGCGTCGTCAACGACTTCCTCCGGCGGCACGACCGGTCGGCGCCGGCCGGCTATCCACAGGTGCTGCACCTGACCCGGCCGCTGCTGGCCGCCGCCCGCCGCGACTCCGATGCCGAGACCGCGAACCTGTGGGCCGGCCAGGCGCACCCGCTGGCCCGGGAGGTGCCGGCCGCCCAGCTGGTGGCGGAGCTGACGGCGGGCGCCCGGTCCGCGCTGGCGACGTCGGCCGACCGCGCGGCCCGCTGGCGCTGA
- a CDS encoding cytochrome P450 has protein sequence MADEATAAVRESSYEPLAPPVIADPYPFYRKLRETNTVQWHGVLDSWVVTGYAECRQVLGDTTDFGSDFRRVGVDIPDTQLSVQSLDPPEHGAIRHLLVSALHEQPLDTVRQQVATIATRQLAELAGQAGTVDLVSHFARPVALRTITAFLGVPPPDGAQFEQWSNAIVRSMDAGLEPARAEPGNHARAELSRLVAGWLSDADERGFLGAARRAARTQDVPAAVLANSLRAVLHAGYESVSRLLGAVLARLVRHPELLTGPADPHATDALLDELIRLDGPVQADARVCVRDSTVGDQVVRRGDVLVLFLAAANRDPAVFPDPDAVRLDRRRGLHLAFGRGAHACLGAGLATLQLREVLVALRAGGQRLTPAGPATYEPTATLRGLAELPVSVRRPDQPG, from the coding sequence GTGGCGGACGAGGCCACCGCGGCGGTACGCGAGTCGAGCTACGAACCGCTCGCCCCGCCCGTGATCGCCGACCCGTACCCGTTCTACCGGAAGCTCAGGGAGACGAATACCGTCCAGTGGCACGGGGTGTTGGATTCCTGGGTGGTCACCGGATATGCGGAGTGCCGGCAGGTACTCGGCGACACGACCGACTTCGGCTCCGACTTCCGCCGCGTGGGCGTCGATATCCCGGACACCCAGTTGAGCGTCCAATCGCTCGATCCGCCCGAGCACGGCGCCATTCGCCACCTGCTCGTTTCGGCGTTGCACGAGCAGCCGCTGGACACCGTACGACAGCAGGTGGCGACGATCGCCACGCGCCAACTCGCCGAACTGGCGGGGCAGGCCGGGACGGTCGACCTGGTGAGCCACTTCGCGCGCCCGGTCGCGCTGCGCACGATCACCGCCTTCCTGGGCGTGCCACCGCCCGACGGCGCCCAGTTCGAGCAGTGGTCCAACGCGATCGTGCGGAGCATGGACGCCGGCCTCGAACCCGCGCGTGCCGAGCCGGGCAACCACGCGCGGGCGGAGCTGAGCCGGCTCGTCGCCGGGTGGCTGTCCGACGCCGACGAGCGGGGCTTCCTCGGGGCGGCCCGGCGGGCCGCTCGCACCCAGGACGTACCGGCGGCGGTGCTGGCGAACTCGCTGCGGGCGGTGCTGCACGCCGGCTACGAGTCGGTGAGCCGGCTGCTGGGCGCCGTCCTCGCCCGGCTCGTCCGGCACCCCGAACTGCTGACCGGTCCGGCGGACCCACACGCCACCGATGCCCTGCTCGACGAGCTGATCCGGCTCGACGGCCCGGTGCAGGCCGACGCCCGGGTGTGCGTGCGCGACAGCACGGTCGGCGACCAGGTGGTACGGCGGGGCGACGTGCTGGTGCTCTTCCTCGCCGCGGCCAATCGGGACCCGGCGGTCTTCCCCGACCCCGACGCCGTGCGCCTCGACCGGCGCCGGGGCCTGCACCTGGCCTTCGGGCGGGGTGCGCACGCCTGCCTCGGCGCCGGCCTGGCGACTCTCCAACTGCGCGAGGTGCTGGTGGCGCTGCGCGCCGGCGGCCAGCGGCTCACGCCGGCCGGCCCGGCCACGTACGAGCCCACGGCCACCCTGCGGGGACTGGCCGAGCTTCCCGTCTCGGTGCGCCGGCCGGACCAGCCGGGCTGA
- a CDS encoding M28 family peptidase, with the protein MRSLTPLHKRMAGVAGVLLLAGAALPPGAAQAAPGRAGQQAARQRAADPLADRLAAAVTGADVHRHLAALQLIADASGGDRAYNRIGFTRSAEYVSTLLRAAGYRVVEQPVPYTDFDVTTERLRVDGTAVTDVPVLMTRFTPSTPAEGIDAPVVAPIAGRTGCDPADYDGVGAAGAVVVVARAACGYTRQQQVAAGVGARAVLLYYVTPSPANNYRFHAFAPEAFTVPVASVSQRDGEELARASRAGGARAHLTLRAQAVERTTVNLLAETAGGDPDNVVLLGAHLDSVTEAPGINDNGAMAATVLQVALALAGRQHAVTNKVRFAWWGAEEMVNVGSEHYVSTLSADERRRVAAVLNGELIASPNYARFVWDRGSGGGHVLAGLFAGYFDRRGLPYERTAPESVGSDHLAFEAVGIPTGGIDGGNLGVKTPAQQARFGGQAGQMFDHCYHQPCDRLGSLNRQALDTDVPAVAWVLGRLAENVTDVRGAAAGPGGSPA; encoded by the coding sequence GTGCGTAGCCTGACCCCGCTCCACAAGCGAATGGCCGGCGTGGCCGGCGTGCTGCTGCTGGCCGGCGCCGCCCTGCCGCCGGGCGCCGCGCAGGCCGCGCCGGGCCGCGCCGGACAGCAGGCCGCGCGGCAGCGCGCCGCCGATCCCCTGGCCGACCGGCTGGCGGCCGCCGTGACGGGCGCCGACGTCCACCGTCACCTCGCGGCGCTGCAGCTCATCGCCGACGCCAGCGGCGGCGACCGGGCCTACAACCGCATCGGGTTCACCCGGTCGGCGGAGTACGTGAGCACGCTGCTGCGGGCCGCCGGGTACCGGGTCGTGGAGCAGCCCGTCCCCTACACCGACTTCGACGTCACCACCGAGCGGCTGCGGGTCGACGGCACCGCCGTCACGGACGTGCCCGTGCTGATGACCCGCTTCACGCCGTCGACGCCCGCCGAGGGCATCGACGCGCCCGTGGTGGCACCCATCGCCGGACGTACGGGATGCGACCCGGCCGACTACGACGGCGTCGGGGCCGCCGGGGCGGTCGTGGTGGTCGCGCGGGCGGCCTGCGGCTACACCCGGCAGCAGCAGGTGGCGGCCGGCGTCGGGGCGCGCGCCGTGCTGCTGTACTACGTCACCCCGTCGCCGGCGAACAACTACCGCTTCCATGCCTTCGCCCCCGAGGCGTTCACGGTCCCGGTCGCCTCGGTGTCCCAGCGCGACGGCGAGGAGTTGGCGCGGGCGTCGCGGGCCGGCGGCGCACGCGCGCACCTGACGCTGCGGGCCCAGGCCGTCGAGCGGACCACGGTGAACCTGCTCGCCGAGACCGCCGGCGGCGATCCGGACAACGTGGTGCTGCTCGGCGCGCACCTCGACAGCGTCACCGAGGCGCCCGGCATCAACGACAACGGCGCGATGGCCGCCACCGTCCTCCAGGTGGCCCTGGCGCTGGCCGGACGCCAGCACGCCGTGACCAACAAGGTGCGGTTCGCCTGGTGGGGGGCGGAGGAGATGGTCAACGTCGGCTCCGAACACTACGTGTCCACCCTCTCCGCCGACGAGCGGCGGCGGGTCGCGGCCGTGCTCAACGGGGAGCTGATCGCCTCCCCCAACTACGCCCGCTTCGTCTGGGACCGGGGCTCCGGCGGGGGGCACGTGCTCGCCGGCCTCTTCGCCGGGTACTTCGACCGGCGTGGGCTGCCGTACGAGCGGACGGCTCCGGAGTCCGTCGGGTCCGACCACCTGGCGTTCGAGGCCGTCGGCATCCCGACCGGCGGGATCGACGGCGGCAACCTGGGCGTCAAGACACCGGCGCAGCAGGCCCGCTTCGGCGGCCAGGCCGGGCAGATGTTCGACCACTGCTACCACCAGCCCTGCGACCGGCTCGGCAGCCTCAACCGGCAGGCGCTCGACACCGACGTCCCCGCCGTGGCCTGGGTGCTCGGGCGGCTCGCCGAGAACGTGACGGACGTACGGGGGGCGGCGGCCGGGCCGGGCGGCAGCCCGGCGTAG